From Candidatus Margulisiibacteriota bacterium, the proteins below share one genomic window:
- a CDS encoding restriction endonuclease has protein sequence AQDGKEHSLRASADVLADEFQLTPEERTQLLPSGNQAVFLNRGGWARTYLCKAGLLESPRRGFFQITKRGKDLLAEKPQKITAKSLERYPEFIEFITTKKEKTTSPLPELNGHLDPEEALETAYFTLRKNLADNIIEQIKKVSPSLFEKLVVELLLNMGYGGSRKDAGEAIGRSGDEGIDGIIKEDRLGLDIIYIQAKRSACAVGRPEVQKFAGALQGQRAKKGVMITTSFFTPDAWEYVKKIDNKIVLIDADELANLMIDHNLGVSTMASYEVKKIDSDYFIE, from the coding sequence GCACAAGACGGGAAAGAACACTCATTAAGAGCGTCGGCCGATGTCCTCGCTGATGAATTTCAACTTACCCCGGAAGAAAGAACGCAATTACTGCCAAGTGGCAATCAGGCAGTTTTCCTTAACAGGGGCGGTTGGGCAAGGACCTATCTTTGCAAAGCTGGTTTGTTGGAATCCCCCCGAAGAGGATTTTTTCAAATTACCAAAAGAGGAAAAGACTTATTAGCTGAAAAGCCTCAAAAGATTACTGCTAAATCTCTTGAAAGATATCCAGAGTTTATTGAGTTCATTACAACTAAAAAAGAAAAGACAACTTCTCCTCTTCCAGAATTAAATGGACATCTGGACCCCGAAGAAGCCCTTGAAACAGCATATTTTACTCTAAGAAAAAACCTGGCCGACAACATAATTGAACAGATCAAGAAAGTCTCACCAAGTCTTTTTGAAAAGCTTGTTGTTGAACTCTTGTTGAATATGGGTTACGGAGGCAGCCGTAAAGATGCAGGCGAAGCAATCGGAAGATCCGGCGACGAAGGCATAGACGGCATAATCAAAGAAGATCGCCTTGGCCTCGACATCATATACATACAGGCAAAAAGATCGGCCTGCGCTGTTGGACGCCCCGAAGTCCAGAAATTTGCCGGAGCTCTCCAGGGTCAACGGGCAAAGAAAGGTGTAATGATCACAACATCTTTCTTCACCCCTGATGCTTGGGAGTACGTAAAGAAAATTGATAATAAGATCGTGCTGATCGACGCAGACGAACTCGCAAACCTAATGATCGACCACAATTTGGGAGTAAGCACAATGGCATCATATGAAGTTAAAAAGATAGACTCTGATTATTTTATTGAGTAA